Below is a genomic region from Sulfurovum riftiae.
TCCTGTTTATCTCTTCTACTCTTAAAAGATCACTATGTACCGTCGTTCTTACTTCAAAAGGAAACTGTTTTTTGATCAGAAAGTTCAAACTCTGTATGAAACTGTCAAAATGTTTGTTTTTTGTGATCGCATAATACTTTTCTTTGGGCGCCTTGTAATCGAGTGCTATATAGTCAACCAGTCCGTTTTCCACCAACGCCTGGATCATTGCAGGATTCAACCCGTTGGTATCCAGCTTGATCTTGAAACCCAATTGCCTGATCTTTTTACAAAACAGTATCAGATCGTCATAGAGCGTCGCTTCTCCTCCGGAGAGAACCACGGCTTCAAGAAGCCCTGTTCTGCTTTGCAAAAACTCAAGGGCATCTGCTTCAGTGATCTTCCCCTCTCCCAAGACAATATCTTTGTTATAGCAATAGACACATCGCATATTACACTTGGCAAACCAGAAAACAGCCGCCAAATGATCCGGATAATCCAGAGCTGTAAAAGGGGTGATATCATAGAGCGGTTTAAGCAGCATCTATCCGCACTATCCTTTCTGTAAAAAACTTTCTCTCTTTATGTTCACCTTTTTTACCGATATTGAAACTCTCGACCGGCCTGTGATATCCCATTACCCTTGTATACACGATGCATCTGCTTCGCTTTTCTTCATATTTTTGCAATATCTCTTTCTCTTTCATTGTTTCTCCTTTAAATATATAGCAACACACTGCTGTGCATTTTCGACCAACAGACCGATCTCTTCCGGAGTCGCATGGTCGATATGAATACCACACACTACCAAAGTATCTTTTTCTATTTTATCATAAATAAAACTTGCCACTTTTTCAGACACAACATGGTCTTTATGCCCTTTTTTACTGATAGTCCGTACCTCCTGTCCTGCTTCTGCCAGTGAAGCTGAACCGATATGTGCTTCCTCTCCGCCTGTAATGATGACAAGCCTGTCATTCCCAATATTATATGCTTCCAGGTGAACTGCATACCGTCCTATTCCCACAGTGATCATGCTGTCTCCCTCTCCAGGATCTCGGCATCGCACTTTGGACAGTATTCATATTCTCCAGAGAGATACCCGTGCTTTTCACAAATGGAGAATGTCGGTGTCACGGTAATATACGGCAGCCTGAAATTGCCGATCACATTTCGTACCAGTTTCCTGGCAGCTTCGGGAGAGCTGATCTTCTCCCGCATATAGAGATGCAGGACCGTACCTCCCGTATATTTGCATTGCAGATCATCCTGCAGGAGCAGTGCCTCAAACGGATCATCGGTATGGGAGACAGGTATCTGCGAAGAGTTGGTATAGTAGTTATTCTCCGGTGTTCCTGCCTGAATGATATCATCGTACCGTTTGGCATCTTCTTTGGCAAAGCGGTAGGTCGTTCCCTCTGCCGGTGTTGCTTCAAGGTTGTAAAGATTTCCCGATCTCTCCTGAAACTCTTTCAGCAGCTCCCTCATGAAATCCAGTACCCTTAATGCCATATCCTCTCCGAACCTGTCCGCTATCGTATGTTCATCCTGGGTAAAGTTGCGTATCATCTCATTCATCCCGTTCACACCGATCGTCGAGAAATGGTTGTTGAACCCTGGAAGATACCTTGCCGTATAGGGGTAGAGCCCCCTGTCGTACATCTCCTGAATGAAGATCCTCTTTTTCTCCAGCGTCGAATAGGCATACTCCATCAGTTTGTTCAGTCTTTCCAGTAGCTTCTCCTCATTCCCGGCATTAAGGTACCCCAGTCTTGCCATATTGATCGTCACAACACCGATACTCCCTGTCATCTCGGCACTGCCGAACAACCCTCCGCCTCTTTTAAGCAGTTCGCGAAGATCCAGCTGCAACCGGCAGCACATACTTCGGACATGTCCCGGTTTATACGCCTCTTCATTTGGCACAAGCTCTCCCTTCTCATCTCTTACATACTGGCTTCCTATGAAGTTCTGAAAATAGGAAGAGCCTATTTTTGCCGTGTTCTCAAACAGGATATCTGTATTTTCACCGTACCAGTCGAATGCTTCGGTAATATTGACCGTAGGAATAGGGAAAGTGAACGGCTGACCATTCTTATCCCCTTCTGTCATCACTTCATAAAAAGCTCTGTTGATCAGATTCATTTCTGCCTGGAAATGTTTATAGGTCATGTTTTCAAAAGAGGTGATCTGTGCATCTCTTTGTTTGGCAAGCAGCAGCAAGGATTCATCTTCCAGGTCGGAGAAAAGGTGCTTCTGCTCCCGTGTTGGTATCTGCTCTTCAAGATCTGAAGGGACTGTCCAGTCAATGGTAATGTTGGTAAAAGGGCTCTGCCCCCAGCGTGCCGGAACATTGAGGTTGTAGACAAAACTTCTGACGGCTTTTTTGATCTCCGTAAAAGAGAGCTTGTCCCTGAACACATAAGGTGCCAGATAGGTATCGAAAGAGGAGAAGGCCTGTGCACCCGCCCATTCGCTTTGCAAAATACCCAAAAAATTCGCCATCTGCCCCAATGCTTCCCTGAAGTGTTTGGGCGCACGGCTCTCTACCCTGCCCCTGACCCCGTTGAAACCTTCATCCAGAAGTACCCGCAGACTCCATCCCGCACAATACCCAGTCAGACAGTCCAGGTCATGAATATGGTAGTCACCGTCCCGATGCGCATACCCCTCCTCTTTGGAGTAGATCGTGTCCAGCCAGAAATTGGCGATCACTTTTCCGGCAGTATTGTTGACCAGCCCTGCATTGGAGTACCCGGTATTGGAATTGGCATTGATCCGCCAGTCGGATTTATCGATATATTCTTTAATGGTCTGTGTAGAGTTGACATAGGTTGTATCTTCATCGAGGCCAAGTATCTGCTCGCGCTGGATCTTGTGCATATGCCTGTAAAGCATGAATGATTTCATTACTTCAAAATGCTGATGTGTATACAGCATTTTCTCTATAAGGTCCTGAACCTCCTCCACACTGATCTCATCCCGGGTTTTAATGACCTTCATCAACTCGGAAAAAACAGTTTTGTCATATGTTTTCACTTCACTCTCAAATGCCTTTTTTATGGCGTCTTCAATTTTGAAAGGTACGAATTTCTGAGAACTTCCATCCCGTTTTATAATTGTTTTTATCATATTTTCAGCTCCCCGTTCAACATTGGAGCATTATAGTGGAAGCTGTAAAAAAAGGGTTTGACAACTGTCAATAAATAATAAAAATACTTTTCTGCTGTTTTATTTTCATGATTTTTTGACAGACATCAATGAATTTATTCTAATATTGTGCTATGTACTTTGCCATATCGACCACTCTTTTGGCATATCCGTATTCATTATCCTGCCAGGCTGAAATTCGAAGAAGGTCCTCTTCTACAACAGCCGTAAGGGAAAGATTGAGCACAGCGCTGTAGGGACTTTGTATATATTCCAAGGAAGATCCCGGCAGCTCCGTAACGTCCAAAATATCTGAGTAGGTACCGCCGATTTCTTCACGCAGTACCTGGTTTACCTCCTGCACACCTGTTTTTTTACCGATCTGTATATGCAACTCATACAGTGTTGTACTCGGCACAGGCACCCGGATACTTTTTGCATACATCTTCCCTTTTAAATGCGGGAAAAAGGTTTCCGTGGCTTCGGCAGCACTGCTCATAAGAGGAATGATGTTTTGTGTCGCGGAACGCGTTCTGCGAATATCATCTGAATAGTGTTTGCTGTCAAGCAGGTTCTGATACACCGTATAGCTGTGGTACATACTCATCATGGCCGACTCGATCCCGAAATACGTATCTACTATCTGAAATATCGGTACGATGGCATTGGCGGAACAGCTTGAGTTGGAAATGACAGGTTCATCTCTGTATTTTTTATGATTCACCCCGTAGATATACGTTGGCATATCATCTGACGAAGGTGCCGAAACGATCACTTTTTTTGCCCCATTCCTGATCAGGGGCAAATTTGATGCTGTCGTAAGGAACATACCACTGCATTGCAGTACAACATCTATCTCCATTACTCTCAAGTCCATATTTGACGGATCAGCTTCCGAAAAAAGCTGTACCTTTTGGGTACCGATAAAGAGTATGTCGTCCTCTACGTTTACTACATAAGGCAGGGTACCGTAAACAGAATCATACTTCAAAAGATATGCCATCTGTTCATACGAACAAATATCGTTGATACCCACAAGTTCACAACATTCATCTTCAAGCATGATCCGTGCAACAGCTCTGCCGATACGCCCAAATCCGTTAATGAAAACTCTTATCTTCTTTTTGGTCACAGTATATTCTTTGCCTCCGTTCTATATTGAACCTAAGTATAGGCAGAAATATATTTTACACTCTTGATAAAAATCAAATTCCTATACACAATAATATCCATATCATTGGATGCTCTCTTTAGAGGGAAGCTCAAATAAGGTATTGCATGATAAAATACAATACATATTATGACAAAAGAGGTTTGTTTTGAGAGTTATTTGGTTTTTACTGATCTGGTTCATATTGCTGCCCCTGCAAGCCTCCGCTGCTCCGGTCACCCAGGCCCAGCTGAGCGAAAAAGAGAAAGCCTGGATCGCCGAACATCCGGTCATCAACTTTACGGGTGACCCTGACTGGCTGCCCTACGAGGCATTTTCCAAGGATGGAAGATATCTCGGTATCATCCCCGAAGTCCTCAGGATCATAGAGCAACAGACAGCACTGAAGTTCAATGTCATCCCTACCAAGACCTGGGATGAATCCGTCTCGCTTCTAGAGAGCGGCAAAGCAGATATGATGACGGTCAGCGATGCCTGGAATGACCCAAAATATCTTTATACCAGGCCTATGCTCTCCAGCCCGATCGTCATCGTGATGGACAGGGACCACTCCTACATTGAGTCGGTCTATTATCTTCAATATGATGATATTGCCATCGTCAAAGGCTACCGCTATGTGGAGCAGATCAAAAAGAAATATCCGGACTACAATTTCCATGAAGTAAAGAACATCCAGGAGGGACTCGAAGGTGTCGCCACGGGGAAATACGATGCAATGCTTGCATCAATGGCCCTGGCGACCTATACTATAGAGACACTGCAGCTCAACAATATCCAGGTCATAGGGAAAACCGAGTTCAGTATCAAAATACTCTTTGCCATCAAGAAAGAGATGGCACCGCTTGTCGACATCATCAACAAGGTCACTATCGATGAAAAGCAGGCACATGAACTGCTCAAAGAGTGGACCTATCAGAAATATGTCGAAAAAACAGATTACGGACTGATCGCAGAACTTGCCATATTACTTCTGGTCATACTTTTCGCCGCACTCATACTCTATTTTGTTTTCAAGAAAAAGTCGCAGAAATATCAGCAGATCAAAAACCTTCTTACCCGTACCAACAGCGAGGTTGACGATGCCATCCGGTACGCTTCGCTTCTCGATACACCCGATCTGCTCCCCTCGGATGAGATATCAACGTTTTTCGATGACAGCTTCCTTGTTTCGCAGCACGGGAAGATCAAAAGCAGTACACTCATACACTTCACCGAACTCGACCCGGACAAAGGCTTGCTCATTCTGGTCGATGCCAAAGGAGAACATATCAACGGTGTTCTCAACAGCCTCTTTTGCAAAAGGGTTCTCAAGAGGGTGATCGATCAGGTCAAAGCAAGAAAACTCGATGCGGATCCGGCTGCGATACTCGGTTCACTGGAAAAAGAGTTGCAGCACCAGCTCGGGGAAGCGGATGCCCAGAGCAGACCGAACACCATCGGTTTCGATGCGGCAGTGGCCATCCTGGACAAAGCCGCCAGCACACTTCTCTATGCCGGAGCGAACATTCCTCTTTTCTATACGCAGGACCATGAGGTCAAGATCGCCAGTGCCGATACGCATTCCATAGGTTCCGGCAACACCCGTTATACGAACCATATCATCGAGATCTCCGATACGACAGACTTCTACCTGCTGACCAATGCATACATCGAACAGATCGGCGGCAAAGAGGTGCTGCCTGCCGGCAAGAGACGCATCAAAGAGATACTGAAAAAATATGAACTTCAGACTATGGGTACACAGAGAGACACCTTTGTAAAGACACTTCAGCCATCCAAAGGCAAGCAACCCGAAATGGGAGATATTACGATCATCGGCTTCCGTGTCACCCTATAGACCGCGACCTGCGGCAGCGGCATTTTTTATGAATGACGCTCCGTGAAGGGAGAATGGGAACTTCATAGCGTTTTAGCCCGATTTGATACGTATCAATCAAAAAGCAATCGATAGAAGATACAATATCCATCCACTATAACAAATTCGGATCACACATTGGAAATCAGCGAAATATATGGCTGTTCCCAGTGTATATTCCGGTATAAAGGAGTCCAAGAATGGATGTCAAACACTATTACAACCCACAGGGCGAAGAGATACTCGATGAGAAGATCTATGGCGGATCACCCACAGGGTTTGTAGACTTCAACCGTTCAAAATACAGATGGGACAGCAACATTTACGACCTGATGAATGCCAATACCTGGTTCCCTTCAGAAGTCAACACCTCGACAGAAAAGAAGAATTTTGATCAGCTTACCGACAATGAGCAGTCCATCTACAAGATGACCTTTGCACAGCTCAGTTTCAACGACTCAGCACAGGAGGAGTACCTCAGCGATTTCAGGCGTCTGGCGAACAACCGCCTGGTCAAATCGGTCATCTCACTGCAGATCATGCAGGAGGTGAACCACTCCAAAAGTTATGCCGTACTGCTCGATGCCTGCGGAAACTCCGAAGAGGTCTTCAACCTTTACAAATACGATGCTGCACTTAACAAAAAGAACATGCAGGTCGCTGAGCAGTTCGCCAAATACATCGACGGAGGGTCTGCGGACAAGATGCTTCTCTCGGCCATGGCAAGCGTGAACCTCGAAGGCATCTACTTTCTGCTGGGCTTCTCCTATATCTATCTGCTCGGGGACAAAGTACCCGGTGCCAGAGACATGATCAAATTCATCGCAAGGGATGAACTCAACACCCACCTGCCGCTCTTTGCCAACATCTTCAAGACCATCCAAAAAGAGAACAATATCGCCACTTCTACCATCGATGCCGCCTATGCCATGATACAGGATGCGGTCAATATCGAACTCGAATACGGCAAATACCTGCTCGACCAGTTCCCCATCATGGGTGTCACCCCGGAACTGATGGAACAGACGGTCTACAACTATGCCAATGACAGGCTGGTCAAGATAGGACTTGACCCCATCTTCGAGAAGAGCGAAACGACCTACCTTCAGAAACTGGTCACAAAACATCTCGAAATGAACGAGGTCAAGAGCAACTTCTTCGAGAGCAATGTCTCCAACTATGCCAAGTCAAGCATCGACCTGAACGACTTCTAAACATGACCCCAGAAGCCTTCCTCCCCTACCTCAAATGTGTCGGTACCGGTCCCAAACGTAACCGGGACCTGACAAAAGAGGAGATGAAGACCGTTATACGGGCTTTTCTGGAACAGGAGGTCGTCCCCGAACAGGTCGCCGCATTTATGCTGGGATGGCGTGTCAAAGGGGAGAGCATCGATGAGTTCGCAGGAGCCATTGAAGTCTTCGATGAGTTCATCAGACACGCTCCGCTTGCAAACTCCATCGAATTCGGCTACCCCTACGACGGCAAGGTCAAGAACCCCTATATTTTTCCACTGACCGCACAGTACCTGGAACCGTTCGGCATCAATCTCTCTTTGCACGGAGGCCTGCTTCAGCCGGCAAAAGGCGGCATCACCCTCAAAGAGGTGTGTGACAATGTACCGTTGCCTTCCAATGTTCACTACTACGACAGAAGCGAATACTTCCCCGAACTCTACCGTTTCAGCGAAGTGCGTGCCAAACTGGGGCTGCGTTCCTCTTTCAACACCATAGAAAAACTGCTGGGCATTACACAAAGTGACACTGCCATCATCGGTGCCTTTCATAAACCATTTGTACAGAAGTACATCGATCTCTACAAAGACCGTTACAAGAAACTCATTATCATCAAAGGGAATGAAGGGACACCGGAAATCTTTGGAAAATGCGCAGTGACCATCGTCGAGAACGGTGAAGTGGAGGAGATAAAGGTCGACCCCAAAGCCTGCGGCATAGACTATGTCAAATCGACACAGCCAATTACCCTGGAAGAGTCTTTAAAACAGACGAAAGCACCTTCGGACGTTTTCCTGGAACTTGCAAAGTTCAATGCCGCAGTGATCCTCTTTTTAAACAAAAGAACCGACACAATCGAAGAAGGCTTACGAATACTATACTGACAGTATGGAGAGAGGTTTTACCCAGCATATGCCGAAAATACCTCCGTCGGTCTTCCTCTTTTTCTACTTAAGCTTTTTGCTTACATCGTTGATCTGCTGCTCGCTTTTGGTATGCAGTCTGAGTATCTTCTTTCCGTCAAGGTCAAAGCTTTTCATATCTATCATTTTGATCGACTGGTCCTCGTAGGTCTTGTAGTAGTAACGAAGGTTCTTCGTATCTCTGACTACTGTCAGCATCGTATAGTCAGAGAAGATCTTGCCTTCTTCTATTGTCCGTGCCACACCGACAGGGATGTCAAAACTGTTAAGAATATGGAACATCTGTAGCACTCCTCTTTGGGCTGTCTTCTCAGGAATGGAAGATGCTGCAAATGCAGCTGCTCTTACAAAACGTGAAGGCGGTGTGAAGTCTCCCGGAAGACCAAGCATTCCGGCACCCTGTCCCAGTGGTTTGACAGTCGCACCAAAAACCTTCACCTCATCAGGTGTGTGAGCAAGCAGATTCACATAGTTGCTCAGGTTGGTCATATGCCAGTCGAAAGTCGGTGAGTTGGTAATGACACCGATAGGATTGTTATATACCTTCAACTTCCCATCCATCGGCTCGATGACGATGCTTTTGCCTGTACGGTCATAGACGATGAAGTGGAACGGCTGTACCTGCGGAGGAAAGCCAGGCGTAAGCACAGGAGAGATCGCCACTTCATTGTTCTCAAGTGCTGTTTTGACCTCATCGACGGTCTCGAACATAGAGAGGAACCACTGTGTAATATCCGAAGAGGACATAGAGATCTTCTGGTTCTCTTTGGTCGTCACCGAATACTTCGCATACCCGGGGAAATAGAAACTTGCCGTTACCAGCCCCTTCTCGTTCATTCCATCCACGATCACTTCGTTGTCTACGAGGATCATCCCTACGGATGCATACTTCGAGGTCCACTTCTTTCCCTCACCAAGTGTGGTCATACCCGTGAACTTGGTCCCTCTTGGCACCACGACAATACTTGTATCGAGAAAGACTCCAAACTCCACCGTACGTCCGTTGATGACCGCTTTGTCTTCCGTTACTACCTGCGCACCGGTACAGGCACTGGCCGTACTGAGTCCAAATGTCGTGACTGCTATTGCGATCAGTCCTATGGTTGTTTTTTTCAAATTCATTTTTTTCCTTTGTATGTTTTATTTGGTTTCACCAATAACTGTCAACTATTTTTCTATTTATTTGAGTATACAGTATATCCTTTTTTGTTTGCGTATTTGCGTTTGTCCTGTTCATTTTTAAAACAATATGCCAACTAGCTCTTTTGCAGAACCCATATCATTTCAAGGATTTAGCCTGTCTATCAAATCAGATCTATCTTTCTGCGTGGAATGGATGAGTGTTTCTCTCAATGCATCCAGTATTGAAATAAAATATCTTCTATCCAATACTTCAGGGGAGACCAGTCTCTCTTCAAACATACTCAGTCCCTCTTTGAATTGCGGATATTTTTCATAAATGTCTTTAAAGCTCTCTATTTTCGTATCTCCTGCCGCTACTTCCAGCCAGACATAAAGATCACGGTAGATCGCAGCTGTGTTTTCTTTTTCCACACTTTTTAGAAGTTTTTCGTATCTGCCTTTCTCACTTTTCGCATAAGCGATCCTACGTCTGTTCCAATGGCGTATCAAAGAAGGGGAAACGGCTTTATAGAACAGGAACAGGAACAATACCGACACAGTCACATAGATCAAAACCATTTTCTGTTTTTTCTGTTTTTCATCCAGAGTGATCTGGGGGTCTGCAATGACAGTGAAGTGCATGGCCGGAATGGTCTCAACCGTTACTTTTTCACTTATGCTGTCCCACCATACAGATCTCTGTTCAGGAATACTTACATTCCCTTCTGCCGTAGCTACAAAGGTGAACCTGTCAGTTCTGGAGACATCAAACTTCCCTTTCAAACCACTCTGCAATTCCGGCTCTTTTTCATAGACTCTGAGTTCAGAAGTACTCTTATAATGTATCGGCTTCAGAAGAATATCCGGTACCCCATGGGCTTTTTGGGTGACCTCCACTTCAATGGCATCCCCGACAATGAGTTCAGACTTTTTGGGGTTGATTTTTTGTGTCATACTGTAGTTGTCAGTGACCAGTACGAACTGCTCTTTTTTAATGCCTTTGGGAGAGAGCACAGAGAAATGAAGGGGTTCACTCTCCAATACAAACTCTTTTTTAGGCTGACCATAACCCATTGAGGCTGAAAAAGCAGCTTTTACAGCACCTATTTCCAGCTCTCCGGCTTGCAAAGCATAGACTTCATACTCATAATGTACCACCTGCCAGTCATTGTCCTCTATCTCTTCTTTTTGTATATACGCTGCGCTTTTAGGCGCATTGACAATATATTTGGATGAAGAGGGAAAAGTGATCCTGGCATCCGTGATGCTAAAGGCATCGGTCAGAAGTTCTACTGCCACAGTTGCTTTCTGGGAAGTATAGAGAGTCTCATGCGGCTGCAGATAGACCCTCATCCTGCCCTCTACGCCAAAGAGCATCATGGTGAGAAACAGGAAAAGGAACACTGTTTTACTTTGCATCTTTACTTCCTCTCCTTTCATGCTGGTATCTGAATTTGTTTTTCAGAAAATCTTTGGGTCCTGTCTGCAGTCTGTCCAGCCAGTTGGGATTGCCGGAACCGGATTCCTGTTCTGCAGAGCTGTCGTCATCCACCCCTTTTCCCGCCTTGTTGTCATAAACGATCTCATCGGCACCCAATTCGCCTACTCCCTGCTCTCCGTCATTTTCAGGCTCTTTGAGTCTCTTTCTGGCTTTGGCTATGACCAGGTTCTCTTTGGCTTCTTTGAAGTTCGGATCCATTTTGAGTGCCAGTTCATAGGCTTTTATAGCAGCGTCATACTTACCAAGCATCACAAAGGTATTGCCCAGGTTATACTTCCCCGCTTTGTCAGAGAGGTTTTGATAGATCGCTTTTGCCTTTTTAAACTCTCCCGCTTTGTAAAAAGAGGCCGCTTTAAAAGCAATATCTTCAAAATTCTCTGCTGCTTTCAGGTAGTCTCTCTTCGCATAGGCTTCATACCCTGCCTGATCCGCAGTGACGAAGAGTCTGTTCATACTGCCTTCGTAAAAGAACAGCAGCCAGAGCAGAGAAAAGAGAAGCGTAAGATACAAAGGTATCAAGGTAAGATGTTTCTGTATTATGGCTTTCATGACCGTCTCCAGAGTTCAGCTATAAAGCCCTGTCTTGCCCATAGGAGCAGAAGCAGAAAGATCAGCGGAACAAGGTAGTAACCGCCATCTTCATACTTGCTGTTATCCCCCTGTGCGACATTTTTAAAATTTTTGTCTATCATAGAAGAGATCGCTTTGAGATCTTCATCATCACCGCTATACTTGACTGTTTGACCATTCAGCATTGATGCTGCACTTTTAAAGTCTGCCTCATTTGCGAGCTGGGGAGATATTATCTGCCAAAAGATCACATCCATTCCTTTAAAACCCTCTTTGAGCGCCAGCTTCACATTGGAGGGAGAGACCGCATCGGTCAAGACAATAATGGTTGAACCTTCACTCTCGAGCTCATTCATGGCGAGCAGCAGGGCATCCTGTATGTTGTCACCCTCAAGCGGCATGATCTTCGGATCCAGTGCCTGCGCAAA
It encodes:
- a CDS encoding ribonucleoside triphosphate reductase, whose protein sequence is MIKTIIKRDGSSQKFVPFKIEDAIKKAFESEVKTYDKTVFSELMKVIKTRDEISVEEVQDLIEKMLYTHQHFEVMKSFMLYRHMHKIQREQILGLDEDTTYVNSTQTIKEYIDKSDWRINANSNTGYSNAGLVNNTAGKVIANFWLDTIYSKEEGYAHRDGDYHIHDLDCLTGYCAGWSLRVLLDEGFNGVRGRVESRAPKHFREALGQMANFLGILQSEWAGAQAFSSFDTYLAPYVFRDKLSFTEIKKAVRSFVYNLNVPARWGQSPFTNITIDWTVPSDLEEQIPTREQKHLFSDLEDESLLLLAKQRDAQITSFENMTYKHFQAEMNLINRAFYEVMTEGDKNGQPFTFPIPTVNITEAFDWYGENTDILFENTAKIGSSYFQNFIGSQYVRDEKGELVPNEEAYKPGHVRSMCCRLQLDLRELLKRGGGLFGSAEMTGSIGVVTINMARLGYLNAGNEEKLLERLNKLMEYAYSTLEKKRIFIQEMYDRGLYPYTARYLPGFNNHFSTIGVNGMNEMIRNFTQDEHTIADRFGEDMALRVLDFMRELLKEFQERSGNLYNLEATPAEGTTYRFAKEDAKRYDDIIQAGTPENNYYTNSSQIPVSHTDDPFEALLLQDDLQCKYTGGTVLHLYMREKISSPEAARKLVRNVIGNFRLPYITVTPTFSICEKHGYLSGEYEYCPKCDAEILERETA
- a CDS encoding type I glyceraldehyde-3-phosphate dehydrogenase, which produces MTKKKIRVFINGFGRIGRAVARIMLEDECCELVGINDICSYEQMAYLLKYDSVYGTLPYVVNVEDDILFIGTQKVQLFSEADPSNMDLRVMEIDVVLQCSGMFLTTASNLPLIRNGAKKVIVSAPSSDDMPTYIYGVNHKKYRDEPVISNSSCSANAIVPIFQIVDTYFGIESAMMSMYHSYTVYQNLLDSKHYSDDIRRTRSATQNIIPLMSSAAEATETFFPHLKGKMYAKSIRVPVPSTTLYELHIQIGKKTGVQEVNQVLREEIGGTYSDILDVTELPGSSLEYIQSPYSAVLNLSLTAVVEEDLLRISAWQDNEYGYAKRVVDMAKYIAQY
- the nrdD gene encoding anaerobic ribonucleoside-triphosphate reductase; its protein translation is MKEKEILQKYEEKRSRCIVYTRVMGYHRPVESFNIGKKGEHKERKFFTERIVRIDAA
- a CDS encoding BatD family protein: MQSKTVFLFLFLTMMLFGVEGRMRVYLQPHETLYTSQKATVAVELLTDAFSITDARITFPSSSKYIVNAPKSAAYIQKEEIEDNDWQVVHYEYEVYALQAGELEIGAVKAAFSASMGYGQPKKEFVLESEPLHFSVLSPKGIKKEQFVLVTDNYSMTQKINPKKSELIVGDAIEVEVTQKAHGVPDILLKPIHYKSTSELRVYEKEPELQSGLKGKFDVSRTDRFTFVATAEGNVSIPEQRSVWWDSISEKVTVETIPAMHFTVIADPQITLDEKQKKQKMVLIYVTVSVLFLFLFYKAVSPSLIRHWNRRRIAYAKSEKGRYEKLLKSVEKENTAAIYRDLYVWLEVAAGDTKIESFKDIYEKYPQFKEGLSMFEERLVSPEVLDRRYFISILDALRETLIHSTQKDRSDLIDRLNP
- a CDS encoding glycosyl transferase, which translates into the protein MTPEAFLPYLKCVGTGPKRNRDLTKEEMKTVIRAFLEQEVVPEQVAAFMLGWRVKGESIDEFAGAIEVFDEFIRHAPLANSIEFGYPYDGKVKNPYIFPLTAQYLEPFGINLSLHGGLLQPAKGGITLKEVCDNVPLPSNVHYYDRSEYFPELYRFSEVRAKLGLRSSFNTIEKLLGITQSDTAIIGAFHKPFVQKYIDLYKDRYKKLIIIKGNEGTPEIFGKCAVTIVENGEVEEIKVDPKACGIDYVKSTQPITLEESLKQTKAPSDVFLELAKFNAAVILFLNKRTDTIEEGLRILY
- a CDS encoding ribonucleotide-diphosphate reductase subunit beta, with the protein product MDVKHYYNPQGEEILDEKIYGGSPTGFVDFNRSKYRWDSNIYDLMNANTWFPSEVNTSTEKKNFDQLTDNEQSIYKMTFAQLSFNDSAQEEYLSDFRRLANNRLVKSVISLQIMQEVNHSKSYAVLLDACGNSEEVFNLYKYDAALNKKNMQVAEQFAKYIDGGSADKMLLSAMASVNLEGIYFLLGFSYIYLLGDKVPGARDMIKFIARDELNTHLPLFANIFKTIQKENNIATSTIDAAYAMIQDAVNIELEYGKYLLDQFPIMGVTPELMEQTVYNYANDRLVKIGLDPIFEKSETTYLQKLVTKHLEMNEVKSNFFESNVSNYAKSSIDLNDF
- a CDS encoding anaerobic ribonucleoside-triphosphate reductase activating protein, which gives rise to MLLKPLYDITPFTALDYPDHLAAVFWFAKCNMRCVYCYNKDIVLGEGKITEADALEFLQSRTGLLEAVVLSGGEATLYDDLILFCKKIRQLGFKIKLDTNGLNPAMIQALVENGLVDYIALDYKAPKEKYYAITKNKHFDSFIQSLNFLIKKQFPFEVRTTVHSDLLRVEEINRIIKDLVKRGYRGTYYLQPFLFTEQTLGKVKKEKNLFDTSQLSADLPVVWR
- a CDS encoding linear amide C-N hydrolase — translated: MNLKKTTIGLIAIAVTTFGLSTASACTGAQVVTEDKAVINGRTVEFGVFLDTSIVVVPRGTKFTGMTTLGEGKKWTSKYASVGMILVDNEVIVDGMNEKGLVTASFYFPGYAKYSVTTKENQKISMSSSDITQWFLSMFETVDEVKTALENNEVAISPVLTPGFPPQVQPFHFIVYDRTGKSIVIEPMDGKLKVYNNPIGVITNSPTFDWHMTNLSNYVNLLAHTPDEVKVFGATVKPLGQGAGMLGLPGDFTPPSRFVRAAAFAASSIPEKTAQRGVLQMFHILNSFDIPVGVARTIEEGKIFSDYTMLTVVRDTKNLRYYYKTYEDQSIKMIDMKSFDLDGKKILRLHTKSEQQINDVSKKLK
- a CDS encoding transporter substrate-binding domain-containing protein, with amino-acid sequence MRVIWFLLIWFILLPLQASAAPVTQAQLSEKEKAWIAEHPVINFTGDPDWLPYEAFSKDGRYLGIIPEVLRIIEQQTALKFNVIPTKTWDESVSLLESGKADMMTVSDAWNDPKYLYTRPMLSSPIVIVMDRDHSYIESVYYLQYDDIAIVKGYRYVEQIKKKYPDYNFHEVKNIQEGLEGVATGKYDAMLASMALATYTIETLQLNNIQVIGKTEFSIKILFAIKKEMAPLVDIINKVTIDEKQAHELLKEWTYQKYVEKTDYGLIAELAILLLVILFAALILYFVFKKKSQKYQQIKNLLTRTNSEVDDAIRYASLLDTPDLLPSDEISTFFDDSFLVSQHGKIKSSTLIHFTELDPDKGLLILVDAKGEHINGVLNSLFCKRVLKRVIDQVKARKLDADPAAILGSLEKELQHQLGEADAQSRPNTIGFDAAVAILDKAASTLLYAGANIPLFYTQDHEVKIASADTHSIGSGNTRYTNHIIEISDTTDFYLLTNAYIEQIGGKEVLPAGKRRIKEILKKYELQTMGTQRDTFVKTLQPSKGKQPEMGDITIIGFRVTL